The Arachis ipaensis cultivar K30076 chromosome B07, Araip1.1, whole genome shotgun sequence genome includes a window with the following:
- the LOC110264539 gene encoding uncharacterized protein LOC110264539, translating to MGLGPTSSQVFDMNSHQPNNGFEREESQRVLLELQAELAAKKLKRKAMEDEVAVEKTKRQAVEDEVAAEKTKRQAVEDEVAAGKVRMQAMESALICLLQG from the coding sequence ATGGGGTTGGGGCCCACTTCTAGCCAAGTCTTCGATATGAATTCCCATCAACCGAACAATGGTTTTGAAAGGGAGGAGAGCCAAAGGGTGCTACTTGAACTACAAGCAGAGTTGGCAgcaaagaaattgaaaaggaaggcAATGGAGGATGAAGTAGCAGTTGAGAAGACCAAAAGACAGGCagtggaggatgaagtagcagcTGAAAAGACAAAAAGACAGGCAGTAGAGGATGAAGTAGCAGCTGGGAAGGTCAGGATGCAGGCAATGGAGAGTGCTTTGATATGTCTACTTCAAGGGTAA